A DNA window from Streptomyces sp. B21-083 contains the following coding sequences:
- a CDS encoding extracellular solute-binding protein: MRRGIAATALVASLALAATACGGDDSGSDKADGPVTITWWDTSNATNEAPTYQALVKEFEAANKDVKVKYVNVPFDQAQNKFDTAAGASGAPDVLRSEVGWTPAFAKKGFLLPLDGTEALTDEAKFQPSLIEQAKYEGKTYGVPIVTDTLALVYNKALFTKAGLTEAPKTWADLKTAAATVKTKTGVDGYWGSTQAYYAQSFLYGEGTDTVDATAKKITVNSAAAQKAYGTWLGLFDGKGLHKADTTADAYAHIQDAFVTGKVAAIVQGPWEITNFYKGAAFKDKANLGIATVPAGSSGKAGAPTGGHNLSVYAGSDAAHQKAALKFVNFMTSAKSQSQIALKNSTLPTRDDAYTAEVKADPGLAGYQGVLPAAQPRPALPEYSSLWGPLDTELAQIAGGKESLDKGLGNAETAIAKLVPDFSK; the protein is encoded by the coding sequence ATGCGGCGTGGCATAGCGGCCACCGCGCTGGTGGCGTCCCTCGCCCTCGCGGCGACGGCCTGCGGCGGAGACGACAGCGGCAGTGACAAGGCCGACGGTCCGGTCACCATCACCTGGTGGGACACCTCCAACGCCACCAACGAGGCGCCGACGTACCAGGCCCTCGTCAAGGAGTTCGAGGCCGCCAACAAGGACGTCAAGGTCAAGTACGTCAACGTCCCCTTCGACCAGGCGCAGAACAAGTTCGACACCGCCGCCGGTGCCTCCGGTGCCCCGGACGTGCTGCGCTCCGAGGTCGGCTGGACCCCCGCCTTCGCCAAGAAGGGCTTCCTGCTGCCGCTCGACGGCACCGAGGCCCTCACCGACGAGGCCAAGTTCCAGCCCAGCCTGATCGAACAGGCCAAGTACGAAGGCAAGACGTACGGCGTCCCGATCGTCACCGACACCCTCGCGCTCGTCTACAACAAGGCGCTCTTCACGAAGGCCGGCCTCACCGAGGCCCCCAAGACCTGGGCCGACCTGAAGACGGCCGCCGCCACCGTCAAGACCAAGACCGGCGTCGACGGCTACTGGGGCTCCACCCAGGCCTACTACGCGCAGAGCTTCCTCTACGGCGAGGGCACCGACACCGTCGACGCCACCGCCAAGAAGATCACCGTCAACTCGGCCGCCGCCCAGAAGGCCTACGGCACCTGGCTCGGCCTCTTCGACGGCAAGGGCCTGCACAAGGCGGACACCACCGCCGACGCCTACGCCCACATCCAGGACGCGTTCGTCACCGGCAAGGTCGCCGCGATCGTCCAGGGCCCGTGGGAGATCACCAACTTCTACAAGGGTGCCGCGTTCAAGGACAAGGCCAACCTCGGTATCGCCACTGTCCCGGCCGGTTCCAGCGGCAAGGCGGGCGCCCCGACCGGCGGCCACAACCTCTCCGTGTACGCGGGCTCGGACGCCGCGCACCAGAAGGCCGCGCTGAAGTTCGTCAACTTCATGACCTCCGCGAAGTCCCAGTCGCAGATCGCCCTGAAGAACTCCACGCTGCCCACCCGCGACGACGCCTACACCGCCGAGGTCAAGGCCGACCCGGGCCTCGCCGGCTACCAGGGCGTCCTCCCCGCCGCCCAGCCCCGCCCGGCGCTGCCCGAGTACAGCTCCCTGTGGGGGCCGCTCGACACCGAGCTGGCGCAGATCGCGGGCGGCAAGGAGTCCCTCGACAAGGGCCTGGGCAACGCGGAGACCGCGATCGCCAAGCTGGTCCCGGACTTCAGCAAATGA
- a CDS encoding LacI family DNA-binding transcriptional regulator produces the protein MTTRLADIAAQAGVSEATVSRVLNGKPGVAATTRQTVLAALDVLGYERPVRLRQRSEGLVGLITPELENPIFPALAQVIGQALTRQGYTPVLATQTPGGSTEDELTEMLVDRGVAGIIFVSGLHADTSADMQRYEQLRAQGVPFVLVDGFSPKVQAPFISPDDRAAMNLAVTHLVSLGHTRIGLALGPKRFVPVQRKIEGFVRTMQDLLGLTAQDVETRFVQHSLYTLEGGQAAAMALIDRDCTAVVCASDMMALGAIRAARQRGLEVPRDVSVVGFDDSPLIAFTDPPLTTVRKPVPAMGQAAVRTLLEEIGGTPAPHSEFVFMPELVVRGSTASAPGDRARP, from the coding sequence GTGACCACACGGCTTGCCGACATCGCCGCCCAGGCGGGGGTGAGCGAAGCGACAGTCAGCCGGGTCCTGAACGGGAAGCCGGGCGTCGCCGCCACCACCCGCCAGACCGTGCTCGCCGCCCTCGACGTACTGGGCTACGAGCGCCCCGTCCGGCTGCGCCAGCGCAGCGAGGGCCTGGTGGGCCTCATCACCCCGGAGCTGGAGAACCCGATCTTCCCCGCCCTGGCGCAGGTCATAGGCCAGGCCCTGACCCGGCAGGGATACACCCCGGTCCTGGCCACCCAGACCCCCGGCGGTTCCACGGAGGACGAGCTGACGGAGATGCTCGTCGACCGGGGCGTGGCCGGCATCATCTTCGTCTCCGGACTGCACGCGGACACCTCCGCCGACATGCAGCGCTACGAGCAACTGCGCGCCCAGGGCGTGCCGTTCGTCCTGGTGGACGGCTTCTCCCCCAAGGTGCAGGCGCCGTTCATCTCACCGGACGACCGCGCGGCGATGAACCTCGCGGTCACCCACCTCGTCTCGCTCGGCCACACCCGTATCGGTCTGGCCCTGGGCCCGAAGCGTTTCGTGCCGGTCCAGCGCAAGATCGAGGGCTTCGTACGGACGATGCAGGATCTGCTGGGCCTGACGGCGCAGGACGTCGAGACACGGTTCGTCCAGCACTCGCTGTACACGCTGGAGGGCGGTCAGGCGGCGGCCATGGCGCTCATCGACCGCGACTGCACGGCGGTGGTGTGCGCGAGCGACATGATGGCGCTGGGTGCGATACGGGCGGCCCGGCAGCGCGGCCTGGAGGTCCCCCGGGACGTCTCGGTCGTGGGTTTCGACGACTCCCCCCTGATCGCCTTCACCGACCCGCCCCTCACCACGGTCCGTAAGCCGGTCCCGGCGATGGGCCAGGCCGCCGTACGCACCCTGCTGGAGGAGATCGGCGGCACGCCGGCCCCGCACAGCGAGTTCGTGTTCATGCCGGAACTGGTGGTCCGGGGTTCCACTGCTTCGGCCCCCGGGGACCGCGCTCGCCCCTGA
- a CDS encoding phosphatase PAP2 family protein, with protein sequence MGESTVTTREGHDRAAPHSVTDDMAEGNGHVVRGLLRRVRTPRRPRLWFEILLIAVSYWTYSMIRNAVPEQKAEALRNADWLWKIEHTLGIAVEESVNHAINSVTWLIVGMNYYYATLHFVVTLGVLVWLYRSHPGRYAATRLTLFATTVVALLGYYLYPLAPPRLMNGGHFVDTVMVHHTWGSMASGDLKHMSNQYAAMPSMHIGWSTWCGLTIFALASVPWVRVLGLLYPVATLLVIVATANHFWLDAVGGLMCLAFGFTVARLWYGKLPYALPKLVPVRGRGGPLLPVKRGSVTATEEPEPVPYADVP encoded by the coding sequence ATGGGTGAATCGACCGTGACAACCAGGGAAGGCCACGACCGGGCCGCTCCACATTCCGTCACGGACGACATGGCGGAGGGGAACGGCCACGTGGTCCGGGGACTCCTGCGCCGAGTGCGGACTCCGCGCCGGCCACGGCTCTGGTTCGAGATCCTTCTGATCGCGGTCAGTTACTGGACGTACTCGATGATCCGTAACGCCGTGCCGGAGCAGAAGGCCGAGGCGCTGCGCAACGCGGACTGGCTCTGGAAGATCGAGCACACCCTGGGCATCGCCGTCGAGGAGTCCGTCAACCACGCGATCAACTCGGTGACTTGGCTGATCGTGGGCATGAACTACTACTACGCGACGCTGCACTTCGTCGTCACTCTCGGTGTCCTGGTGTGGCTGTACCGCAGTCATCCCGGCCGGTACGCGGCGACGCGGCTGACCCTGTTCGCGACCACGGTGGTCGCCCTGCTCGGTTACTACCTGTATCCGTTGGCCCCGCCCCGTCTGATGAACGGCGGCCACTTCGTCGACACGGTGATGGTCCACCACACCTGGGGTTCGATGGCCTCCGGCGACCTCAAGCACATGTCGAACCAGTACGCGGCGATGCCGTCGATGCACATCGGCTGGTCCACCTGGTGCGGTCTGACGATCTTCGCGCTGGCCAGTGTCCCGTGGGTGCGCGTTCTCGGGCTGCTCTACCCGGTGGCCACCCTGCTGGTGATCGTCGCCACGGCCAACCACTTCTGGCTGGACGCGGTGGGCGGCCTCATGTGCCTGGCGTTCGGCTTCACGGTGGCCCGCCTCTGGTACGGCAAGCTCCCGTACGCCCTTCCGAAACTGGTCCCGGTGCGGGGGCGGGGCGGCCCGCTGCTCCCGGTCAAGCGGGGCTCCGTGACCGCGACGGAAGAGCCGGAACCGGTTCCTTACGCCGACGTCCCGTAG